One Lacunisphaera limnophila DNA window includes the following coding sequences:
- a CDS encoding FkbM family methyltransferase yields the protein MTHAVAALTFRQKVKTLPVLGGALEGLWRGLTGRTSLEFELRRSRKLPPDATIVKIGSNDGFQDDPTAALLISRPLMRCVFVEPVPHLLDGARRCWGNSPRFTYLAAAVNDGSPATFYYVDPAAKSLFPDLTVEPDLLGSLDRNHILKHPDCARLEPYIRALPLRGLTLEGVFAQGGVSHLDVLHIDAEGWDWKILRQLDLSIRQPTFIIMEYIHLDPTEQREARARFDDTYEWRVRGTDWVWEKIA from the coding sequence ATGACCCACGCCGTTGCTGCCCTCACTTTCCGCCAAAAGGTCAAGACTTTGCCTGTTCTGGGCGGGGCGCTGGAGGGATTGTGGCGGGGTCTCACGGGCCGGACCTCACTGGAGTTTGAGCTCCGCCGCAGCCGCAAGCTGCCGCCTGATGCGACGATCGTGAAGATCGGCTCCAACGATGGTTTCCAAGATGACCCCACGGCGGCCCTGCTAATCAGCCGCCCGCTGATGCGCTGTGTCTTCGTCGAACCGGTGCCCCACCTGCTTGACGGTGCCCGTAGGTGCTGGGGCAACTCTCCGCGCTTCACGTACCTGGCCGCGGCAGTAAACGATGGGTCTCCCGCCACGTTCTATTACGTTGATCCCGCGGCTAAATCGCTCTTCCCGGATCTGACCGTTGAACCCGACCTGTTGGGGTCACTGGACAGGAATCATATCCTCAAGCACCCCGATTGCGCCCGGCTTGAACCTTACATCCGCGCATTGCCGCTCCGAGGCCTGACCTTGGAGGGGGTCTTCGCCCAAGGTGGCGTGAGTCACCTGGATGTTTTGCATATCGACGCGGAAGGGTGGGATTGGAAAATCCTTCGCCAGCTGGATCTGTCGATCCGGCAGCCGACTTTCATCATCATGGAATACATCCATCTCGACCCCACGGAGCAGCGGGAGGCTCGCGCCCGATTTGATGACACGTATGAGTGGCGGGTACGGGGCACCGACTGGGTGTGGGAGAAAATCGCCTAG
- a CDS encoding acylphosphatase, translating to MSGVYHATVYFSGRVQGVGFRYQTLQVAKEFDVSGWVGNLADGRVQLEAEGRAQEVKDFIAAVQERMEGHVRKVEQTSGTRPPEFVGFAMR from the coding sequence ATGTCCGGGGTTTATCATGCGACGGTTTATTTCAGCGGCCGGGTGCAGGGCGTGGGCTTTCGCTACCAGACCCTGCAGGTGGCCAAGGAATTCGATGTTTCCGGCTGGGTGGGCAACCTGGCGGATGGCCGGGTGCAACTCGAGGCCGAGGGCCGGGCGCAGGAGGTGAAGGATTTCATCGCGGCGGTGCAGGAAAGGATGGAGGGCCACGTCCGCAAGGTTGAGCAGACCAGCGGCACCCGCCCGCCGGAATTCGTCGGTTTTGCCATGCGCTGA
- a CDS encoding ABC transporter ATP-binding protein, producing the protein MLIGDHWAVELDGFSKRHAAGRGPGERVMAVEGLTLKLAPGQILGLLGPNGSGKTTTLKALAGLLVPTTGRCRIMGAEAGSTGARALVGYLPEAVRFAPHQTGEEFLQYCAGLSSLPPARAEARIKTVLAWTALGPAAGRRIATYSKGMAQRLGLAQAVLHEPRVVLLDEPTSGLDPEGRLALVRLIRDLAGQGCAVVLTSHLLAQAEEVCDRLALLGRGRLLVSGPTAELLGAQTRPVAGASRLEELYLEKIHADV; encoded by the coding sequence ATGCTGATTGGCGACCACTGGGCGGTGGAATTGGACGGCTTCTCGAAAAGGCATGCGGCCGGCCGCGGGCCGGGCGAGCGGGTGATGGCGGTCGAGGGCCTGACGCTCAAACTCGCGCCGGGGCAGATCCTCGGCTTGCTGGGGCCCAACGGTTCGGGCAAGACGACGACGCTGAAGGCCCTGGCGGGCCTGTTGGTCCCGACCACCGGCCGGTGCCGGATCATGGGGGCGGAGGCCGGCAGCACCGGGGCACGGGCCCTGGTGGGCTACCTGCCAGAGGCGGTCCGGTTCGCCCCGCATCAAACGGGCGAGGAATTTCTGCAGTATTGTGCCGGCCTCAGTTCACTGCCACCCGCGCGGGCCGAGGCCCGGATCAAGACGGTGCTGGCCTGGACCGCGCTGGGACCGGCGGCCGGCCGGCGGATCGCCACGTACTCCAAAGGCATGGCGCAGCGGCTCGGGCTGGCCCAGGCGGTGTTGCACGAGCCGCGGGTCGTGCTGCTCGACGAACCGACCAGCGGGCTCGACCCCGAGGGCCGGCTGGCGTTGGTGCGCCTGATCCGTGACCTGGCGGGGCAGGGGTGTGCCGTGGTACTGACCTCGCATCTGCTCGCGCAGGCCGAGGAGGTGTGTGACCGGCTGGCGTTGCTCGGGCGGGGCCGGCTGTTGGTGAGCGGCCCCACGGCCGAGCTGCTGGGCGCGCAGACCCGGCCGGTGGCGGGGGCGTCGCGGCTGGAGGAACTCTATCTGGAGAAAATCCATGCCGACGTCTGA